One region of Balaenoptera ricei isolate mBalRic1 chromosome 5, mBalRic1.hap2, whole genome shotgun sequence genomic DNA includes:
- the LOC132365842 gene encoding large ribosomal subunit protein eL22-like, which yields MAPVKKLVVKGGKKKKQVLKFTLDSTHPVEDGIMDAANFGQFLKERIKVNGKAGNLGGGVVTTERSKSKITVTSEVPFSKRYLKYLTKKYLKKNNLRDWLHVVANSKENYELRYFQVNQDEEEEEDEDRNSVIWGILYEF from the coding sequence ATGGCACCAGTGAAAAAGCTTGTGGTGAAGGggggtaaaaaaaagaaacaggtcctGAAGTTTACTCTTGACTCTACCCATCCTGTAGAAGATGGAATCATGGATGCTGCCAATTTTGGGCAGTTTCTTAAGGAAAGAATCAAAGTGAATGGAAAAGCTGGGAATCTCGGAGGAGGTGTTGTAACAACTGAAAGAAGCAAAAGCAAGATCACTGTAACTTCCGAGGTGCCTTTTTCCAAAAGGTATTTGAAATATCtcacaaaaaaatatttgaagaagaataATCTCCGTGATTGGTTACACGTAGTTGCTAACAGCAAAGAAAATTACGAATTACGTTACTTCCAGGTTAATCAagatgaagaagaggaggaagatgaggatCGAAACTCAGTTATCTGGGGTATTTTGTatgaattctaa